A genomic window from Bremerella cremea includes:
- a CDS encoding SMI1/KNR4 family protein — protein sequence MMPEFYLFDDYPRFIGFRFPASYLQLVRDGLPDIEPWGWLAPYKRNSIFWADTLKEQFPNRELVPFAKDGGSDDVACFDGADTSGDPRVLYIHSFCSPGFESRGVAKNFTEWLEQIEKIAKEFKATENE from the coding sequence ATGATGCCTGAATTCTATTTGTTTGATGACTACCCACGTTTCATAGGATTCCGGTTCCCAGCGAGCTATCTGCAGTTGGTGCGAGATGGATTACCTGACATTGAACCATGGGGATGGCTCGCACCTTACAAGAGGAACTCGATTTTTTGGGCGGACACGTTGAAGGAGCAATTCCCGAATCGTGAACTTGTACCCTTTGCCAAAGACGGAGGATCGGATGATGTGGCATGCTTCGATGGTGCCGACACATCAGGTGACCCGAGAGTGCTTTACATCCACAGTTTTTGCTCTCCGGGTTTTGAGAGTCGAGGGGTAGCAAAAAACTTCACTGAGTGGCTAGAGCAAATCGAG